From a single bacterium genomic region:
- a CDS encoding tetratricopeptide repeat protein: MIKKISLLLFFAALISGCSTSRYELAERYTADRQYEKAVREYLQLINPHVKNGKRYIFYDKEVVTRLGIVYWNMKKFDTAAKIFNRVIEKDPFYGKALFYLGLSYESLGDEEKAIAAYKKFTGIESNDPYRKVLVARLDWLIKLKISREVQMALSQERELARKKMPKNVIAVMYFLNLSDDPEWTPLQRGLAEMIVTDLSQVKQLKVVERLRLSKLLEELHLTASALGQEKNGVRLSRLMGAGTIIKGSYFVKPGMKINFTTGIYDNSTKKEVPGIEYEGSMSRLFRMEKELVLRIVDHFGIKLTPVEREKILKIPTEDMFAFLKYCNGLDALDRGDVSTAQRYFSEAYRHDRTFTEAKDKLMVPEIWNAAHNRNAVRVSNEVASLIRTKIGGKSKMVYRPSPKLVSSWNRLRTIAGYQNVLFLPDNESRKAMQEAETRGASIFPEDLGSPPAPPGIK, encoded by the coding sequence ATGATAAAGAAAATATCGTTATTGTTGTTTTTTGCTGCTTTAATTTCAGGGTGTTCGACAAGCAGATATGAATTGGCTGAAAGATACACTGCTGACAGACAGTATGAAAAAGCAGTAAGAGAATATTTACAGTTGATAAATCCACATGTTAAAAATGGCAAAAGGTATATTTTTTACGATAAAGAGGTTGTTACACGTCTTGGTATTGTTTACTGGAATATGAAAAAATTTGATACGGCAGCAAAAATTTTCAACAGAGTCATTGAAAAGGATCCTTTTTACGGGAAAGCTCTTTTCTATCTCGGACTTTCCTATGAAAGCTTGGGAGATGAAGAGAAAGCGATTGCAGCTTACAAAAAATTTACCGGTATAGAAAGTAATGATCCATATAGAAAGGTTTTAGTTGCACGCCTTGATTGGCTTATAAAACTGAAAATTTCGAGAGAAGTACAAATGGCATTAAGTCAGGAAAGGGAACTGGCAAGAAAAAAAATGCCAAAAAATGTAATTGCTGTTATGTATTTTCTCAATTTGAGTGATGATCCTGAGTGGACGCCTTTACAAAGGGGTCTTGCGGAAATGATTGTTACTGACCTGTCTCAGGTTAAACAGCTGAAAGTTGTCGAAAGGCTTAGACTTTCCAAATTATTGGAAGAACTTCATCTTACTGCTTCTGCATTAGGGCAGGAAAAAAATGGCGTTAGGTTAAGCAGGCTGATGGGTGCAGGAACAATTATTAAGGGGAGCTATTTTGTTAAACCGGGGATGAAAATTAATTTTACTACAGGAATCTATGATAATTCAACAAAAAAAGAAGTGCCGGGAATTGAATATGAAGGAAGTATGTCGAGATTGTTCAGGATGGAAAAGGAGCTGGTACTTAGAATTGTTGACCATTTCGGAATAAAACTAACTCCCGTTGAAAGAGAAAAAATACTTAAAATTCCAACAGAGGATATGTTTGCATTTCTTAAATACTGCAATGGACTTGATGCGCTTGACAGAGGCGATGTTTCAACTGCACAAAGATATTTCAGCGAAGCTTACAGGCATGATCGTACATTTACCGAAGCGAAGGACAAGTTAATGGTCCCCGAAATATGGAATGCAGCCCATAACAGGAATGCTGTTCGTGTCTCAAATGAAGTTGCAAGCCTTATACGTACTAAGATCGGAGGAAAGTCGAAAATGGTATACAGGCCTTCTCCGAAACTTGTTAGTTCGTGGAACAGGCTTAGAACGATTGCAGGTTACCAGAATGTTCTGTTTCTGCCTGACAATGAATCAAGGAAGGCGATGCAGGAGGCTGAGACAAGGGGAGCCTCAATTTTTCCGGAAGATCTCGGTTCACCGCCGGCGCCTCCCGGAATAAAATAA